Part of the Tepiditoga spiralis genome, GAAGTAATAAAAGAATTAACAGATCATGGATTTATTCCATCTTTTTGTACAGGATGTTATAGACTTGGAAGAACTGGAGAACACTTTATGGAATTTTCTGTTCCAGGATTCGTTAAAAGATTTTGTACTCCAAATGCAGTAACTACTTTAATGGAATATGTTGTTGATTATGCTTCTCCTGAAACGAAAAAATCTTGTGAAATACAAATTCAAAGAGAATTAGACGCAATGCCTGAATCTGAAATGAAACAGCAACTTTTAAAATATATAGATATGGTGAAAGATGGAGTTAGAGATGTATACTTTTGATGATTTGAAAAATAAAATAGATTATATTTATGATACCTTCTCAGTCAAAGCTTATTTGACTGAGAAGATCAAAAAAAGAGTTAGTTATATCTATGGAAAAGGTGATGGATTCAATCTTTCTCCAACTAAGGTTTATGAAGATGAAAAGTATATTGTTTTTGTTGAAGCAAGTGAAGAACTGTGTAAAACAATAATGAATGAATGGTAAAAAGTCTTATATAAAAAATAAAAGACTTGTAAAGGAGAAAATATGTTTTCAAAAATATATGAAAATGCAAATAAAAAAATAAAATGCATTTTAGATAATTTTTCTAAAAATGAAACAATAGAAAAAGAAGATATAATATACATATTAAATTTAAAAGAAGTAAGAGAAAGAGAAATAATCTTTCAAGCTTCAGAAATAATAAAAAATAAATATACATCTGGATATATAAGTGTAAAAGGAGTAATTGAATTTACTAATTATTGTAAAAAAAACTGTACGTATTGTGGAATAAGAAGAGAAAATAAAAATATAAATAGATATAGAATGTCTATTGAAGAAATTATTGAAACATCAAAAAATGCAGCTAAATGGGGTCTTGATACAATAATTCTTCAAGGTGGTGAAGATTTATTCTTCACTGATGATATGATGATAAGTATAATAAAACAAATAAAAAAAGAAACAAAGTTACCTGTATCCATATCAATAGGAGAAAGACCGCTAGAATCTTATAGAAAATTCAAAAGAGCTGGTGCAATAAGATCACTTTTAAAACATGAAGCAATAAACAAAAAAATTTTTGATGAAGTTCATCCAGATAAAGATTATGAAAATAGAATAAATTTATTGAGGTATATGAATATATTGGGATATGTTGCTGGATCTGGAAATATAATTGGATTACCAAAACAAACGATTGAAGATATAGCAGATGACATAATATTTATGAGAGATGAAAAAATAAAAATGATTGGGATAGGACCATTGATTCCATCTAAAAATACTCCATTAGAAAATTATAAAATTGGGAGCGCTGACATAACTTTAAATGCTTATGCAGCAACCAGATTTGCAATACCAAGAGTTCAATTGCCAACTACAACTGCTCTTGGAACGATATCAGAAGAACTTCAATTTAAAGCTTTTGAAGCTGGATGTAATGTAATAATGGTTAATATTACACCAGATATATATAGAAAAAATTATAATATTTATGATAATAAAAGAAAAGTAGAATTTTTTGAAACTATAAGTAAAATAAAGAATTTAGGTTTTAAATTATCACCGATAACAGAAAAAGCAATTATAAAAAGTAATTAGGAGCTGAGATTATGGGGTTTGGTGGATATAGAAATTACGTAGTTATTGCAGGAAAAAGAAATGTAGGAAAGTCTTCAACGGTCAATGCTATAATGAATCAAGATATATCGATAGTTTCTGATCATCCGGGAACTACAACTGATCCGGTTTATAAAGCTTTTGAATTGCAACCAATTGGACCAGTTACATTTATAGATACACCAGGTATTGATGATGAAGGATTACTTGGAGAAATGAGAATTAAAAGGGCAAAAAAAGCATTTTATAAAGCAGATGTAGCAGTTTTAATTGTTGATGATTTACCAAATGAGCATGAATTTTTTATTATGAAACAATTTGAAGATATGAATATTCCTTATTTAATTGCAGTCAATAAAATTGATGAAGATAAAGAAGATATAGTTGAATATTATAAAAACAACTATGATGTGAAAGTAATGGGATTTTCTGCAAAAAATAAAATAAATATAGATGAATTTAAAAAAGAAATTGTAAACTTAATACCAGAAGAAAAAGAAATATCTCTTTTGCCAGATAATATAGATGGTGGAGATGTTGTTGTTATGGTTATACCAATAGATTTAGGAGCACCAAAAGGAAGATTAATAATGCCTCAAATTGTTGCAATAAGAGAAACATTAGACAAAGAAGCCATTGCAGTTGCAACTAAAGAAAGAGAATTGAGATATACACTCGATAAATTCAAAGAACTTCCCAAATTAGTAGTAACAGATTCACAAGCTGTTATGAAAGTTGCTTCAGATGTACCAGAAGAAGTTCCTTTAACAACTTTTTCAGTTCTTGAGGCGAGGCATAAAGGAGATTTACAAACCTTAGTAAAAGGTGTAAAAGTAGTGGAAAGACTTGAAGATAATGATACGGTTATTATCATGGAAGGGTGTTCACACAGGCCATTAACTGAAGATATAGGAACTGTTAAAATTCCAAGATGGCTTACAAATCATACTGGTAAGTCTTTGAACTTTAAATTCATATCTGGAAAAGAATTTCCAGATCCAGAAGAACTTGAAAATGCTAAGTTAGTAATTCACTGTGGTGGATGTACACTCACAAGAAAAATGATGCTCAGAAGAATAAAAACAGTAACAAGATTAGGTATTCCAATAGTTAATTATGGTGTATTAATTTCTTACTTGCATGGTGTACTCGAAAGAGCATTAGAACCTTTTAATGAGGTGTGCTATGAGGATTGAAGAAGATTTTTTAGGAAAAAAAGAAATAGAAGATACTTATTATGGTATTCATACAATCAGAGCTACTGAAAACTTTCCAAGAACAAATGAAACATTTGATGAATACTTTATAGAATCATATTTTCAAATAAAAAAAGCATGTACTACATTGAATAATAAACTTGGATATCTTTCAAATGAAAAAAGTAAAGCAATAAAAAAAGCATGTGATGAAAAATTTTTGTATGAATATATAATTGTAGATCCTTTGTCTGGTGGAGCTGGAACTTCAGTCAATATGAATGTAAATGAAGTTATAGCAAATAGAGCAACAGAACTTTTAGGTGGAAAACTTGGTGAATACATTGTAGATCCATTACAAGATGTAAATATGCATCAATCGACGAATGATACGTTTGTTACTGCAGGAAAAATGGCAGTGATAAAAAATTTACAAACTTTAGTAGAAAAGGTTATATTACTTCAAAATGAAATACAGAAAAAAGAAAAAGAGTATTATAGTGTAAAAAAAATTGCAAGAACTCAATTAATGGATGCAGTGCCAATTTTATTTGGCCAAACATTTGGAGCATGGGCTGATGCTCTTTCAAGAGATAGGTGGAGACTTTATAAAGTAGAAGAAAGAGTAAGAAGTATAAACTTAGGTGGAACAGCCGTTGGAAATGGAGTTGGTGCACCAAGAGATTATATTTTAAAAATAGTGGATGAATTAAAAAAAGTATCTGGTGTAAAAATTGCTAAAGCAGAAAATTTAATAGACAACACACAAAATTTAGATGTTTTTGTAGAAGTTCATGGTTTATTAAAAGCTCTTTCTGTAAATTTATTAAAGATTTCAAATGATATAAGACTCTTAGGAAGTGGACCAAATACATCGATTGGAGAAATTATTTTACCAAAGATTCAAGGTGGAAGTTCTATAATGCCTGGGAAGATAAATCCTGTTATACCTGAATATGTTATACAACTTTGTTATTCTGTTTTTGCACACGATTCTATGATAACAAATTGTACAGCAAATGGAACTTTAGAATTGAATCATTTATCTCCAACTATAGTTCATCATACTTTAAAAAGTTTTAAGTATTTAATTAACTCTTTAGAATCATTAACAAAATACATAAAATTAATAAAGGTTAATGAAAAGAAGTGTAGAGAAAATTTAGAAAAATCGACATCGTTATTAACTCCATTGATAGAGGAGTTTGGGCATGATGAATTATCTAAAATAATAAAAAGCAATGATTATGTATTAAAAGATATAATCAAAGAAGTTTCTAAAACTTTTAATTTAACAGAAGAAGAGGTCATTGAAAAAATTGATATACAGAATATAACTGGGCTTGGAAAAAAGTAAAATCTTTGATTTTACTTTTTTTTTATCTTTACTTGTGTTATAATTATATTAATAAAAAATAAATTTTTAAAAAGGGGTGATAGTATGAAGTTAAAATGGAAAAACGCATTAATGATACTTATGGTTATTTTACCTTTTGTTATTTATGTTATAAACCTTGATTTGAAATCTTTTGGAACTACAAAAAATGATGTTGACAAGGATTTACACCTCTATACAGAAAATGTATATACATATTTTCAAAATTTTGTTGGAAATATGTGTTTATTTGAAAATTATATAACTGAAAGTCCTGTTTTAATAAATGCACTTGAAAATAAAAATAATGAAAGAGAGTTAGCAGATACAATATTTAAAAAAATAACGGATGCTTATACAAACTTAAATTATGCATATATAGGACTCGAAGATGGTGTTTACATAATAGAGCCTTATTGGGAAATACCATCAACATACGATCCAAGAGCAAGGCCATGGTATACTCTTGCAGTTGAAAATAGTGGTAAGGCGGTTGTAACTGATCCATATGCAGATGCCAGTACAGGAGAAGTTACAATGACTATTGCAAAAACAGTTTTAAAAAATGGAAAATTAATAGGTGTATTTGGATTAGATTTAAAAATGAATGAATTTGTTAAATTAATGAAACCGGATTTACCATATAAAACAGCTTATTCATTTGTTTT contains:
- a CDS encoding aspartate ammonia-lyase; the protein is MRIEEDFLGKKEIEDTYYGIHTIRATENFPRTNETFDEYFIESYFQIKKACTTLNNKLGYLSNEKSKAIKKACDEKFLYEYIIVDPLSGGAGTSVNMNVNEVIANRATELLGGKLGEYIVDPLQDVNMHQSTNDTFVTAGKMAVIKNLQTLVEKVILLQNEIQKKEKEYYSVKKIARTQLMDAVPILFGQTFGAWADALSRDRWRLYKVEERVRSINLGGTAVGNGVGAPRDYILKIVDELKKVSGVKIAKAENLIDNTQNLDVFVEVHGLLKALSVNLLKISNDIRLLGSGPNTSIGEIILPKIQGGSSIMPGKINPVIPEYVIQLCYSVFAHDSMITNCTANGTLELNHLSPTIVHHTLKSFKYLINSLESLTKYIKLIKVNEKKCRENLEKSTSLLTPLIEEFGHDELSKIIKSNDYVLKDIIKEVSKTFNLTEEEVIEKIDIQNITGLGKK
- the hydE gene encoding [FeFe] hydrogenase H-cluster radical SAM maturase HydE; this encodes MFSKIYENANKKIKCILDNFSKNETIEKEDIIYILNLKEVREREIIFQASEIIKNKYTSGYISVKGVIEFTNYCKKNCTYCGIRRENKNINRYRMSIEEIIETSKNAAKWGLDTIILQGGEDLFFTDDMMISIIKQIKKETKLPVSISIGERPLESYRKFKRAGAIRSLLKHEAINKKIFDEVHPDKDYENRINLLRYMNILGYVAGSGNIIGLPKQTIEDIADDIIFMRDEKIKMIGIGPLIPSKNTPLENYKIGSADITLNAYAATRFAIPRVQLPTTTALGTISEELQFKAFEAGCNVIMVNITPDIYRKNYNIYDNKRKVEFFETISKIKNLGFKLSPITEKAIIKSN
- the hydF gene encoding [FeFe] hydrogenase H-cluster maturation GTPase HydF encodes the protein MGFGGYRNYVVIAGKRNVGKSSTVNAIMNQDISIVSDHPGTTTDPVYKAFELQPIGPVTFIDTPGIDDEGLLGEMRIKRAKKAFYKADVAVLIVDDLPNEHEFFIMKQFEDMNIPYLIAVNKIDEDKEDIVEYYKNNYDVKVMGFSAKNKINIDEFKKEIVNLIPEEKEISLLPDNIDGGDVVVMVIPIDLGAPKGRLIMPQIVAIRETLDKEAIAVATKERELRYTLDKFKELPKLVVTDSQAVMKVASDVPEEVPLTTFSVLEARHKGDLQTLVKGVKVVERLEDNDTVIIMEGCSHRPLTEDIGTVKIPRWLTNHTGKSLNFKFISGKEFPDPEELENAKLVIHCGGCTLTRKMMLRRIKTVTRLGIPIVNYGVLISYLHGVLERALEPFNEVCYED